In the Deinococcus ficus genome, one interval contains:
- a CDS encoding CAP domain-containing protein — translation MNRVARASLLLLPLLLAACGPGAPAPAPTPPAPTPGGTFAARVLALTNTARAQARTCGTDAYAATTPLTYSAQLEQAAQAHAADMAARNYFSHTSPEGGTAADRVTATGYVWRQVAENIAAGQTSPEEVVAGWLRSPGHCANIMAPGLKDLGVGYAYAGGSRYGHYWVQNFGTRH, via the coding sequence ATGAACCGAGTCGCCCGCGCCTCCCTGCTTCTGCTTCCCCTGCTCCTCGCCGCCTGCGGGCCGGGTGCGCCTGCCCCGGCACCCACTCCACCGGCGCCCACGCCCGGGGGCACGTTCGCGGCGCGGGTGCTGGCCCTCACCAACACCGCCCGCGCCCAGGCCCGCACCTGCGGCACGGACGCCTACGCCGCCACCACCCCCCTGACGTACAGTGCCCAGCTGGAGCAGGCCGCGCAGGCCCACGCCGCCGACATGGCCGCCCGGAACTACTTCAGCCACACCAGCCCCGAGGGCGGCACCGCTGCCGACCGCGTGACCGCCACCGGGTACGTCTGGCGGCAGGTCGCGGAGAACATCGCCGCCGGACAGACCAGCCCGGAGGAGGTCGTGGCCGGCTGGCTGCGCAGCCCCGGGCACTGCGCGAACATCATGGCTCCGGGCCTGAAGGACCTGGGCGTGGGGTACGCCTACGCGGGGGGCAGCAGGTACGGGCACTACTGGGTGCAGAACTTCGGCACCCGCCACTGA
- a CDS encoding ABC transporter ATP-binding protein → MTAAVTPGPVVLEARNMTRRFGGLIAVNNVSFDVHEGEIFGLIGPNGAGKTTLFNLMTGLTPPSSGTLSYRGQTVTGLAPHRIAGLGLSRTFQNIRLFRGLSALENVKIAQHVRTHAGLVQGVLGRAHAEERHVERRAWELLDLVGLDGRAGELAANFSYGDQRRLEIARALATEPRVLLLDEPAAGMNTSEKGQLTAFIREVRDRFDLTVLVIEHHVPLVMNLCDRVAVLNFGELIAVGDPAAVQRDPKVIEAYLGGE, encoded by the coding sequence ATGACGGCCGCCGTGACGCCCGGCCCGGTGGTGCTGGAGGCCCGCAACATGACCCGCCGCTTCGGGGGGCTGATCGCCGTGAACAACGTGAGCTTCGACGTGCACGAGGGCGAGATCTTCGGATTGATCGGCCCGAACGGCGCGGGCAAGACCACGCTGTTCAACCTGATGACCGGCCTCACCCCGCCCAGCAGCGGCACCCTCAGCTACCGCGGGCAGACCGTGACGGGCCTCGCGCCGCACCGCATCGCGGGTCTGGGCCTGAGCCGCACCTTTCAGAACATCCGCCTGTTCCGCGGCCTGAGCGCCCTGGAGAACGTCAAGATCGCCCAGCACGTCCGCACCCACGCCGGGCTGGTGCAGGGCGTGCTGGGCCGCGCGCACGCCGAGGAACGCCACGTGGAGCGCCGCGCCTGGGAACTGCTGGACCTCGTCGGCCTGGACGGCCGCGCCGGGGAGCTCGCCGCGAACTTCAGCTACGGCGACCAGCGCCGCCTGGAGATCGCCCGGGCCCTGGCGACCGAACCGCGCGTGCTGCTGCTGGACGAACCGGCCGCCGGCATGAACACCAGCGAGAAAGGCCAGCTCACCGCATTCATCCGCGAGGTCCGCGACCGCTTCGACCTGACCGTGCTGGTGATCGAACACCACGTGCCGCTGGTCATGAACCTGTGCGACCGGGTGGCCGTGCTGAACTTCGGGGAGCTGATCGCCGTGGGCGACCCGGCCGCCGTGCAGCGCGACCCGAAGGTGATCGAAGCGTACCTGGGAGGAGAATGA
- a CDS encoding carbohydrate kinase family protein, with translation MPKHPTLVSLGDLAWDVLAKPDTMLMPGGDTTGRLELSGGGSAANLAVWARRAGHPAAFVGKVGQDRFGEIATAELEAEGVEARTVSSAEHPTGVILALIDRLGQRSMLTGQGADWELLPEDLPRDLLAGARHLHLTAWSLFRDPPRAAALEAAQVAKAGGATLSLDPGSFQMIQQMGRDHFLKIVDDVPFDVLFPNDDEARAMSGKRQPDRSLDWLRDRYPHALVVLKMDADGALIEGPETPRLHVAATHDRLVDATGAGDAFGGAFLAGWLAHGDAGRAAQLAVQAGGWVVSRFGARPPADADLAARLGAAHAGRALTPSQLIDKDAMTQLAARRTSDPDLLAAQEGPA, from the coding sequence ATGCCGAAGCACCCGACACTTGTCTCCCTGGGCGACCTCGCCTGGGACGTCCTGGCCAAACCGGACACCATGCTGATGCCCGGCGGCGACACCACCGGCCGCTTGGAACTGTCCGGCGGCGGCAGCGCCGCGAACCTGGCCGTGTGGGCGCGCCGCGCCGGGCACCCGGCGGCGTTCGTCGGGAAGGTCGGCCAGGACCGCTTCGGGGAGATTGCCACCGCCGAACTGGAAGCCGAGGGGGTCGAGGCCCGCACGGTGAGCAGCGCCGAGCACCCCACCGGCGTGATCCTGGCGCTGATCGACCGGCTGGGGCAGCGCTCCATGCTCACCGGGCAGGGCGCCGACTGGGAACTGCTGCCCGAGGACCTGCCGCGCGACCTGCTGGCCGGGGCGCGGCACCTGCACCTCACCGCCTGGAGTCTCTTCCGCGATCCGCCCCGCGCCGCCGCGCTGGAAGCCGCCCAGGTCGCCAAGGCCGGCGGCGCCACCCTCAGCCTGGACCCCGGCAGTTTCCAGATGATTCAGCAGATGGGCCGCGACCACTTCCTGAAGATCGTGGACGACGTGCCCTTCGACGTGCTGTTCCCGAACGACGACGAGGCCCGCGCCATGAGCGGCAAACGCCAGCCGGACCGCAGCCTGGACTGGCTGCGCGACCGGTACCCGCACGCTCTGGTGGTCCTGAAGATGGACGCCGACGGCGCCCTGATCGAGGGGCCTGAAACGCCCCGCCTGCACGTCGCCGCCACGCACGACCGCCTGGTGGACGCCACCGGCGCCGGGGACGCCTTCGGCGGCGCCTTCCTGGCCGGCTGGCTGGCACACGGGGACGCCGGGCGCGCCGCGCAGCTGGCCGTGCAGGCCGGCGGGTGGGTGGTGTCGCGCTTCGGAGCGCGCCCGCCCGCCGACGCGGACCTCGCTGCCCGCCTGGGTGCCGCCCACGCGGGCCGCGCCCTGACGCCCTCCCAGCTGATCGACAAGGACGCCATGACCCAGCTCGCTGCCCGCCGGACCTCCGACCCTGACCTGCTCGCCGCCCAGGAAGGCCCGGCATGA
- a CDS encoding branched-chain amino acid ABC transporter permease, giving the protein MGDFISTYGFLIVTMVQAGLLGLSLYFPLQAGQLSLATPGFYALGGYTAAILLTNPSFAGLRDTLGNGMFVLTWLVAAALSALLGLAVGIPALRLRGIYLALATIAFVEILRVLALNLTITGGAIGIFNVPQPFGFEDRGQFIWLFGPMLLLTLLFARQLERSRVGRALRAIREDELAADAMGVNPTRYKVLAFVIGAVLAGIVGAMSAPLLSSWNARQGTFDASIAVLAFVLIGGSRNVWGPVVGGALLTAVPELLRFLADWRLVINGLVLVVASLYLPQGIVGALERLRRPAPPQRPADLPRPEVKA; this is encoded by the coding sequence ATGGGCGACTTCATCTCCACCTACGGCTTCCTGATCGTGACGATGGTCCAGGCGGGCCTGCTGGGCCTGAGCCTGTACTTTCCCCTGCAGGCCGGGCAGCTCAGCCTCGCCACGCCCGGCTTCTACGCGCTGGGCGGGTACACGGCCGCGATCCTGCTCACCAACCCCTCCTTCGCCGGCCTGCGCGACACGCTGGGCAACGGCATGTTCGTGCTGACCTGGCTCGTCGCGGCCGCCCTCTCGGCACTGCTGGGCCTGGCGGTGGGCATCCCGGCGCTGCGGCTGCGCGGCATCTACCTGGCGCTGGCGACCATCGCCTTCGTGGAGATCCTGCGCGTGCTGGCCCTGAACCTCACCATCACCGGCGGCGCCATCGGGATCTTCAACGTGCCGCAGCCGTTCGGATTCGAGGACCGCGGGCAGTTCATCTGGCTGTTCGGGCCCATGCTGCTGCTCACGCTGCTGTTCGCCCGTCAGCTCGAACGCAGCCGGGTGGGCCGCGCGCTGCGCGCCATCCGCGAGGACGAACTGGCCGCCGACGCCATGGGCGTGAACCCCACCCGCTACAAGGTCCTGGCCTTCGTGATCGGCGCGGTCCTGGCCGGCATCGTGGGCGCCATGAGCGCGCCGCTGCTGAGTTCCTGGAACGCCCGGCAGGGCACCTTCGACGCCAGCATCGCCGTGCTGGCCTTCGTGCTGATCGGCGGCAGCCGCAACGTGTGGGGACCGGTGGTGGGCGGGGCGCTGCTCACCGCAGTGCCCGAACTGCTGCGCTTCCTCGCCGACTGGCGGCTGGTCATCAACGGCCTGGTGCTGGTCGTGGCGAGCCTGTACCTGCCGCAGGGCATCGTGGGCGCCCTGGAACGCCTGCGCCGCCCCGCGCCCCCGCAGCGGCCCGCCGACCTGCCCCGCCCGGAGGTGAAGGCATGA
- a CDS encoding ABC transporter ATP-binding protein has product MTGTGTPLLELTDLSVNYGAIQAVRGLTLHVQEGEVVTLIGANGAGKTTTLRAVSRVLRPVAGTVRFAGRDITRLPPDEAVKLGIAQSPEGRQVLARQSVQDNLELGAYTRRDAAGVRQDITRMYERFPRLGERRAQLAGTLSGGEQQMLAIARAMMSRPRLLLLDEPSLGLAPIIVREIFSIIRELNEQGTTILLVEQNARLAMQSSHRTYVLEAGQMTFHGDSPELLNDERVLHAYLGG; this is encoded by the coding sequence ATGACGGGAACCGGGACGCCCCTGCTGGAACTCACGGACCTGAGCGTGAACTACGGCGCCATCCAGGCTGTGCGCGGCCTCACCCTGCACGTGCAAGAGGGCGAGGTCGTGACCCTGATCGGCGCGAACGGCGCCGGCAAGACCACCACCCTGCGCGCCGTGAGCCGCGTGCTGCGGCCCGTGGCGGGCACGGTCCGCTTCGCCGGGCGGGACATCACCCGCCTGCCGCCGGACGAAGCGGTGAAACTCGGCATCGCGCAGAGCCCGGAAGGGCGGCAGGTGCTGGCCCGCCAGAGCGTGCAGGACAACCTGGAACTCGGCGCGTACACCCGCCGGGACGCGGCCGGCGTGCGGCAGGACATCACCCGGATGTACGAGCGCTTCCCCCGCCTCGGGGAGCGCCGCGCGCAGCTGGCCGGCACGCTCTCCGGCGGGGAGCAGCAGATGCTCGCCATCGCCCGCGCCATGATGAGCCGCCCCCGGCTGCTGCTGCTGGACGAACCCAGCCTGGGGCTCGCGCCGATCATCGTGCGGGAGATCTTCAGCATCATCCGCGAGCTGAACGAGCAGGGCACCACCATCCTGCTGGTCGAGCAGAACGCGCGCCTCGCCATGCAGAGCAGCCACCGCACGTATGTGCTGGAGGCCGGGCAGATGACCTTCCACGGGGACAGCCCGGAGCTGCTGAACGACGAGCGCGTGCTGCACGCCTACCTGGGCGGGTAA
- the msrB gene encoding peptide-methionine (R)-S-oxide reductase MsrB: protein MTRPDTAPFTPGSFQKPSDTELREKLTPMQYQVTQHEGTERAFTGEFWDHTEEGIYVDVVSGEPLFSSLDKYDAGCGWPSFTRPIPDVTLQENTDYKIGYARTEVRSQVADSHLGHVFPDGPRDQGGLRYCINSAALRFVPVSELEAQGYGAYRRLFQ, encoded by the coding sequence ATGACCCGACCTGACACGGCCCCGTTCACGCCCGGCTCCTTCCAGAAACCCTCCGACACGGAACTCCGGGAGAAGCTGACGCCCATGCAGTACCAGGTCACGCAGCACGAGGGCACCGAGCGGGCCTTCACGGGCGAGTTCTGGGACCACACCGAGGAGGGCATCTACGTGGACGTGGTGAGCGGCGAACCGCTGTTCTCCAGCCTGGACAAGTACGACGCCGGGTGCGGCTGGCCCAGCTTCACGCGGCCCATCCCGGACGTGACCCTGCAGGAGAACACGGATTACAAGATCGGGTACGCCCGCACCGAGGTGAGGTCGCAGGTGGCAGACTCGCACCTGGGGCACGTCTTCCCGGATGGTCCCCGCGATCAGGGCGGGCTGCGGTACTGCATCAACTCGGCGGCGCTGCGCTTCGTGCCGGTCAGTGAACTGGAAGCTCAGGGGTACGGCGCGTACCGTCGCCTCTTCCAGTAA
- the gatB gene encoding Asp-tRNA(Asn)/Glu-tRNA(Gln) amidotransferase subunit GatB: MSYRAVIGLEVHLQLKTRSKIFSPCPQEYHGEGPNTFTDPFTLGLPGALPTLNRAAVELAMMFGLALHCDVSGFTQFHRKNYFYPDAPKNFQLSQYDRPIARDGHLDVPLPDGTGGRIRIKRAHLEDDAGKLTHPTYAPYSLLDLNRAGSSLLEMVTEADIQSPEQARAFLESVQAIAQALGVSDAAPEEGKMRCDVNISIHKDGQPWGTKVEVKNLNSFRSVERAIAFEAARQAKVLDAGGRITQDTLGWDEGGQRTFLMRTKEGEADYRYFPEPDLPPLDITPEWIAAVRARMPELPEYKRERYLAAGVRAADAQTLSHSVPLSRFYDAALREGADAQPVDAQKLANWLLTDVSGHLAAQGTALDASPLRPAHLAALVRLIDAGTISGKIAKDLLPDVMQGHDPAQLVQDRGLSVVTDTAAIDAAIDAAMQADPATVEKVRAGNAKAMNALFGPVMKAMGGQAKPEVVRERLQAKLGL; the protein is encoded by the coding sequence ATGTCCTACCGCGCGGTCATCGGCCTGGAAGTTCACCTGCAACTCAAGACCCGGTCGAAGATCTTCAGCCCCTGCCCGCAGGAGTACCACGGCGAGGGCCCCAACACCTTCACCGACCCGTTCACGCTGGGCCTGCCGGGCGCGCTGCCCACCCTGAACCGCGCGGCGGTGGAGCTCGCCATGATGTTCGGCCTCGCGCTGCACTGCGACGTGAGCGGCTTCACGCAGTTTCACCGCAAGAACTACTTCTACCCGGACGCCCCGAAGAACTTCCAGCTGTCTCAGTACGACCGGCCCATCGCCCGGGACGGGCACCTGGATGTGCCCCTGCCGGATGGAACGGGGGGCCGTATCCGCATCAAGCGCGCGCACCTGGAGGACGACGCCGGGAAACTTACGCACCCCACGTACGCCCCGTACAGCCTGCTGGACCTGAACCGCGCCGGCAGCAGCCTGCTGGAAATGGTCACGGAGGCCGACATCCAGTCCCCGGAGCAGGCCCGGGCATTCCTGGAGAGCGTGCAGGCCATCGCGCAGGCGCTGGGCGTGTCGGATGCCGCACCCGAGGAAGGCAAGATGCGCTGCGACGTGAACATCAGCATCCACAAGGACGGCCAACCCTGGGGCACCAAGGTCGAGGTGAAGAACCTCAACTCCTTCCGCAGCGTGGAGCGCGCCATTGCGTTCGAGGCGGCCCGGCAGGCGAAGGTGCTGGACGCCGGGGGCCGCATCACGCAGGACACCCTGGGCTGGGACGAGGGCGGGCAGCGGACCTTCCTGATGCGCACCAAGGAAGGAGAGGCCGATTACCGCTACTTCCCGGAACCGGACCTGCCGCCCCTGGACATCACCCCGGAGTGGATCGCGGCGGTGCGCGCGCGCATGCCGGAACTGCCCGAGTACAAGCGCGAGCGGTACCTTGCGGCGGGCGTGCGGGCCGCAGACGCGCAGACCCTGAGCCACAGCGTGCCCCTGTCGCGCTTCTACGACGCGGCGCTGCGCGAAGGTGCGGACGCCCAGCCGGTCGATGCCCAGAAGCTCGCCAACTGGCTGCTCACGGACGTGTCCGGGCACCTCGCCGCGCAGGGCACCGCCCTGGACGCCTCGCCGCTGCGGCCCGCGCATCTGGCCGCCCTGGTCCGCCTGATCGATGCGGGCACCATCAGCGGGAAGATCGCCAAGGACCTCCTTCCGGACGTCATGCAGGGCCACGACCCGGCGCAGCTCGTGCAGGACCGCGGCCTGAGCGTGGTCACCGACACGGCCGCCATCGACGCGGCCATCGACGCGGCCATGCAGGCCGACCCGGCGACCGTGGAGAAGGTCCGCGCCGGGAATGCCAAGGCCATGAACGCCCTGTTCGGCCCGGTCATGAAGGCCATGGGCGGGCAGGCGAAACCCGAGGTCGTGCGCGAACGCCTGCAGGCCAAACTGGGCCTGTGA
- the mltG gene encoding endolytic transglycosylase MltG gives MTRLQGRGMPGWVKGLLALLVLLLLAAGGAAWYVRSLFGPAGGGAYTLEVKPGDTVAGVARTLEAQGVVKNARVLRYLMTQNGAASKLKEGMYDLKGSMSAQEIADTLAGPARIPVVNVTIPEGRRVKDLPAIFQKAGFDAQAVAAALNDASLSPHAQGRQKNLEGFVFPATYDFRPKDSAQTIVRRLVARMEEEFTPGDTARARALGLSVRDWVILASMVQAEAANDAEMPVVAGVFLNRLRDGIALGSDPTVAYGLGKDLPELDRPAGDFKVDTPYNTYTRMGLPTAPINNPGRAALQSVLNAKRQLADGRDALYFLHARDGKIYVNHTFAEHLRDNERHR, from the coding sequence ATGACCCGCCTGCAGGGCCGGGGAATGCCCGGCTGGGTGAAGGGCCTGCTGGCCCTGCTCGTGCTGCTGCTGCTGGCGGCCGGGGGCGCGGCGTGGTACGTGCGCAGCCTGTTCGGCCCGGCCGGCGGCGGGGCGTACACCCTGGAGGTCAAGCCCGGGGACACCGTGGCCGGCGTGGCCCGCACCCTGGAAGCGCAGGGCGTGGTGAAAAACGCCCGGGTGCTGCGTTACCTGATGACGCAGAACGGCGCGGCCTCCAAGCTCAAGGAGGGCATGTACGACCTCAAGGGCAGCATGAGCGCGCAGGAGATCGCGGACACGCTGGCCGGCCCGGCGCGCATTCCGGTGGTGAACGTGACCATCCCCGAGGGCCGGCGCGTCAAGGACCTCCCGGCGATCTTCCAGAAGGCCGGGTTCGACGCCCAGGCCGTTGCGGCGGCGCTGAACGACGCCAGCCTCAGCCCGCACGCGCAGGGCCGGCAGAAGAACCTGGAGGGCTTCGTGTTCCCCGCCACGTACGACTTCCGCCCCAAGGACAGCGCGCAGACGATCGTCAGGCGCCTCGTGGCGCGCATGGAGGAGGAATTCACGCCCGGCGACACCGCCCGCGCCAGGGCGCTGGGCCTGAGCGTGCGCGACTGGGTGATCCTGGCGAGCATGGTGCAGGCCGAGGCCGCCAACGACGCCGAGATGCCCGTGGTGGCCGGCGTGTTCCTGAACCGCCTGCGTGACGGCATCGCGCTGGGCAGCGACCCCACCGTCGCGTACGGCCTGGGCAAGGACCTTCCGGAACTCGACCGCCCCGCCGGGGACTTCAAGGTGGACACGCCCTACAACACCTACACCCGCATGGGCCTGCCCACCGCGCCCATCAACAACCCCGGCCGGGCCGCGCTGCAGAGCGTCCTGAACGCCAAACGCCAGCTGGCTGACGGCCGGGACGCCCTGTACTTCCTGCACGCCCGCGACGGGAAGATCTACGTGAACCACACCTTCGCCGAGCACCTGCGCGACAACGAACGGCACCGCTGA
- a CDS encoding glycoside hydrolase family 26 protein — MIPRALLLTLTFTLGTALGSGPAQAASCGIFGLTVPNPQVLVALEKKAGCTFQHVRWFQDWNQPFNQEYARLLSQKGRTLDLSWQPRYVSKGKLVGVPYRDIAAGKHDRFITQFARDIKRGGKTVSISFAPEMNGDWGVYQLTSKNTPAHFKQAWKRIVHIFWREKAPVRWVWTPNILYPTALSSYRELYPGDGYVNEIGLDGYNWGTTNPWNRWKTFAQTFDESYVAIKQITSKPMQLGELSSVEKGGDKAQWILDACRQLPKYARVKKAFWFHINDGRVDWRLTTSLASLQAFRRCAPGTALK; from the coding sequence TTGATCCCCCGGGCCCTCCTGCTCACCCTGACCTTCACCCTCGGCACTGCGCTCGGCTCCGGCCCGGCGCAGGCCGCTTCCTGCGGCATCTTCGGCCTGACCGTGCCCAACCCGCAGGTGCTGGTGGCCCTGGAGAAAAAGGCCGGCTGCACCTTCCAGCACGTCCGCTGGTTTCAGGACTGGAACCAGCCGTTCAACCAGGAGTACGCCCGCCTGCTCTCCCAGAAGGGCCGCACGCTGGACCTGTCCTGGCAGCCGCGGTACGTGAGCAAGGGCAAACTGGTGGGCGTGCCGTACCGCGACATCGCCGCCGGGAAGCACGACCGGTTCATCACGCAGTTCGCGCGGGACATCAAACGCGGCGGCAAGACCGTGTCCATCAGCTTCGCGCCGGAAATGAACGGCGACTGGGGCGTGTACCAGCTCACCAGCAAGAACACGCCCGCGCACTTCAAGCAGGCCTGGAAGCGTATCGTGCACATCTTCTGGCGCGAGAAGGCCCCGGTGCGCTGGGTGTGGACGCCGAACATCCTGTACCCGACCGCGCTCAGCAGCTACCGCGAGCTGTACCCCGGCGACGGTTACGTGAACGAGATCGGCCTGGACGGGTACAACTGGGGCACCACCAACCCCTGGAACCGCTGGAAGACCTTCGCGCAGACTTTCGACGAGTCGTACGTGGCGATCAAGCAGATCACCTCCAAGCCCATGCAGCTGGGCGAACTGTCCAGCGTGGAGAAGGGCGGGGACAAGGCCCAGTGGATCCTGGATGCCTGCCGGCAGCTGCCGAAGTACGCCCGGGTGAAAAAGGCTTTCTGGTTCCACATCAATGACGGCCGGGTGGACTGGCGCCTGACCACCAGCCTCGCGTCCTTGCAGGCCTTTCGCCGCTGCGCGCCCGGCACGGCGCTCAAGTAG
- a CDS encoding glycoside hydrolase family 16 protein, which translates to MLNKLTKRTAALLGTALALMLSACDTTRAPSASTTTDAVTTQARPKPTTTTGTKWVETFDRLDTSRWVVSSWGGFWQQSGLSGTFTPQNAAVNGKGQLVLTLKIEACAAGLCAQAGELQSQQRMGFGRYTYRMRAASTSSDPAVTGTAQPGNISGAFSYYQDSTTEIDVEIEGHRSSTLNAAVWKGLDTKSYAVLPTGSNLAQGFHDYTYEWRSGRITYFIDGVKVWETTQNVPQASAHLMLNVWPTLTNAWGGEAKPGTVYMLVDSVTFEPF; encoded by the coding sequence ATGCTGAACAAGCTGACCAAACGCACCGCCGCCCTGCTCGGAACCGCCCTGGCCCTGATGCTCAGCGCCTGCGACACCACCCGTGCCCCCAGCGCCAGCACCACCACCGACGCCGTCACCACCCAGGCCCGCCCCAAGCCCACCACGACCACCGGCACCAAATGGGTGGAGACCTTCGACCGGCTGGACACCAGCCGCTGGGTCGTGTCCAGCTGGGGCGGCTTCTGGCAGCAGAGCGGCCTGAGCGGCACCTTCACCCCCCAGAACGCCGCCGTGAACGGGAAGGGCCAGCTCGTCCTGACCCTGAAGATCGAGGCCTGCGCCGCCGGGCTGTGCGCCCAGGCCGGCGAACTGCAAAGCCAGCAGCGCATGGGCTTCGGCCGCTACACCTACCGCATGCGCGCGGCCAGCACCAGCAGCGACCCCGCCGTGACCGGCACTGCCCAGCCCGGCAACATCAGCGGCGCGTTCAGCTACTACCAGGACAGCACCACCGAAATCGACGTGGAAATCGAGGGGCACCGCAGCAGCACCCTGAACGCCGCCGTGTGGAAGGGCCTGGACACCAAGTCCTACGCCGTGCTCCCCACCGGCAGCAACCTCGCGCAGGGCTTCCACGACTACACCTACGAGTGGCGCTCCGGCCGCATCACCTACTTCATCGACGGCGTGAAGGTCTGGGAAACCACCCAGAACGTCCCGCAGGCCTCCGCGCACCTGATGCTGAACGTGTGGCCCACCCTGACCAACGCCTGGGGCGGCGAGGCCAAACCCGGCACGGTGTACATGCTGGTGGACTCCGTCACCTTCGAACCCTTCTAA
- a CDS encoding acyl-CoA carboxylase subunit beta has translation MTQPALELQELIAKMEQKRAYVEAGGGPERVRKQHEGGKLTARERIDKLLDPGSFLEMSTFVQHARNRLMDGVESPGEGVVTGSGTVNGRQVFVFSQDFTVLGGSLGKRNAMKVTKIMDLAAKTGCPVIGLNDSAGARIQEGVDSLSGYGEIFYRNSIYSGAVPQISAILGPCAGGAVYSPAMTDFILMSKDTSYMFITGPDVIKTVTREEVSFDQLGGADVHTRRSGVAHLALDGDEAVIQGVKDLLGYLPQNAREKAPRVECTDPVDRRNDKLLSVITPDQRRAYDMHEVIRDLVDDGEFMEIQPDWAKNIVVGFARLNGQSIGIVANNPKNMGGSLNIDSSDKAARFIRTCDCYNVPILTLVDVSGFLPGVQQEYGGIIRHGAKMLFAYAEATVPKVTLICRKSYGGAYLAMNSRDMGADAVYAWPTATVAVMGAEGAANIVYRKEIKEAENPAAKRAELVAEYKETFDNPYIAAAKGYIDDVIAIEDTRRILIQTFEMLADKEEVRPYKKHDNIPL, from the coding sequence ATGACACAACCCGCCCTGGAGTTGCAGGAACTCATCGCCAAGATGGAGCAAAAACGCGCCTACGTGGAGGCGGGCGGCGGCCCGGAGCGCGTGAGGAAACAGCACGAGGGCGGCAAGCTCACCGCCCGCGAACGCATCGACAAACTCCTGGACCCCGGCAGCTTCCTGGAGATGAGCACCTTCGTGCAGCACGCCCGCAACCGCCTGATGGACGGCGTGGAATCCCCCGGCGAGGGCGTGGTGACGGGCTCCGGCACCGTCAACGGCCGGCAGGTGTTCGTGTTCTCGCAGGACTTCACGGTGCTGGGGGGCAGTCTGGGCAAACGCAACGCCATGAAGGTCACGAAGATCATGGACCTGGCCGCCAAGACCGGCTGCCCCGTGATCGGCCTGAACGACAGTGCCGGCGCGCGCATCCAGGAGGGCGTGGACAGCCTCTCCGGGTACGGGGAGATCTTCTACCGCAACAGCATCTACTCCGGCGCGGTACCGCAGATCAGCGCGATCCTGGGCCCCTGCGCGGGCGGCGCGGTGTACAGCCCGGCCATGACCGACTTCATCCTGATGAGCAAGGACACCAGTTACATGTTCATCACCGGGCCGGACGTCATCAAGACCGTCACCCGCGAGGAAGTCAGCTTTGATCAGCTCGGCGGCGCGGACGTTCACACCCGCAGGAGTGGCGTGGCGCACCTTGCCCTGGACGGCGACGAGGCCGTCATCCAGGGCGTGAAGGACCTGCTCGGGTACCTCCCGCAGAACGCGCGGGAAAAAGCGCCCCGCGTAGAGTGCACCGACCCCGTGGACCGCCGCAACGACAAGCTGCTCAGCGTGATCACGCCCGACCAGCGCCGCGCGTACGACATGCACGAGGTCATCCGCGACCTCGTGGACGACGGCGAATTCATGGAAATCCAGCCGGACTGGGCGAAGAACATCGTGGTGGGCTTCGCACGGCTCAACGGCCAGAGCATCGGGATCGTCGCAAACAACCCCAAGAACATGGGCGGGTCCCTGAACATCGACTCGTCCGACAAGGCCGCACGGTTCATCCGCACCTGCGACTGCTACAACGTGCCGATCCTGACCCTGGTGGACGTCAGCGGCTTCCTGCCGGGCGTGCAGCAGGAGTACGGCGGGATCATCCGGCACGGCGCCAAGATGCTCTTCGCGTACGCCGAGGCGACCGTGCCCAAGGTCACCCTGATCTGCCGCAAGAGTTACGGCGGGGCGTACCTCGCCATGAACAGCCGCGACATGGGCGCCGACGCCGTGTACGCCTGGCCCACCGCTACGGTCGCCGTGATGGGCGCCGAGGGGGCGGCGAACATCGTGTACCGCAAGGAGATCAAGGAAGCCGAGAACCCGGCCGCCAAACGGGCTGAACTCGTCGCCGAGTATAAGGAAACCTTCGACAACCCGTACATCGCCGCCGCGAAGGGGTACATCGACGACGTGATCGCCATCGAGGACACCCGCCGCATCCTGATTCAGACCTTCGAGATGCTGGCCGACAAGGAAGAGGTCCGCCCGTACAAGAAGCACGACAACATCCCGCTGTAA